The Pseudomonas sp. G2-4 genome window below encodes:
- a CDS encoding DNA polymerase III subunit chi, translating into MDTPKPPQKPTHLLDDLESIRQLLGDDNLQPPLLTDTVEHDPVHDEQIPLLFEPINGQPEPKPAPKPEAKGPDALLHLDSELRAAAQLIMQDVIDDFAPHIETEIKRRLDARMERLLSQYE; encoded by the coding sequence ATGGACACTCCAAAACCGCCGCAAAAGCCCACGCACCTGCTGGATGACCTCGAATCGATCCGCCAGTTGCTCGGCGACGACAACCTGCAACCACCGCTGCTGACCGATACGGTGGAGCACGACCCCGTACACGACGAACAGATCCCGCTGTTGTTCGAGCCGATCAACGGCCAGCCCGAACCCAAGCCTGCGCCCAAGCCCGAGGCCAAAGGCCCCGACGCCCTGCTGCACCTGGACAGTGAGTTGCGCGCCGCCGCGCAGTTGATCATGCAAGACGTCATCGACGACTTCGCCCCCCACATCGAGACCGAGATCAAGCGTCGGCTGGATGCGCGGATGGAGCGGTTGCTCAGTCAGTACGAGTAA
- a CDS encoding HU family DNA-binding protein: protein MALTKDQLIADLAEAVDAPKTTVRALLDQLGQIVADQLENGGEITLPGVGKLKVTERPARTGRNPSTGAAIEIAAKKVIKLVVAKGLTDAVNK from the coding sequence ATGGCTCTTACTAAAGACCAACTGATCGCTGATTTGGCTGAAGCTGTAGACGCGCCGAAAACCACCGTGCGTGCGCTGCTGGACCAACTGGGCCAAATCGTTGCCGATCAGCTGGAAAACGGCGGCGAAATCACTTTGCCAGGTGTTGGCAAACTGAAAGTCACCGAGCGTCCTGCCCGTACTGGCCGCAACCCTTCGACTGGCGCTGCCATCGAAATCGCTGCCAAGAAAGTGATCAAGCTGGTTGTGGCCAAAGGCCTGACCGACGCGGTCAACAAGTAA
- the rlmF gene encoding 23S rRNA (adenine(1618)-N(6))-methyltransferase RlmF, translating into MTTPRTPKPARQKPKSTTEAKAVAPREKASLHPRNRHQGRYDFPALIKSTPELAKFVIINPYGKESIDFASPDAVRVFNRALLKSFYGIAHWDIPADYLCPPVPGRADYVHFLADLLASLNNGEIPRGAAVKVLDIGTGANCVYPLIGYSDYRWHFLGSEIDPTAIASAKAIVQSNGLNKAIQLRQQANRKQILLGLLEDAERFDLTMCNPPFHASLEEATKGSQRKWRALGKADPKRKLPVLNFGGQAAELWCEGGEARFVTQLISESAQLAGQVLWFSTLVSKASNLPAIQAALKKAGALHSQVVEMSQGQKQSRFVAWSFQTEAQQQAWRQSRWVRKDAVARELAPAGLRSSPKT; encoded by the coding sequence ATGACCACCCCCCGCACTCCCAAACCTGCACGCCAGAAGCCCAAGTCCACCACCGAGGCCAAGGCCGTGGCGCCGCGGGAGAAGGCCAGCCTGCATCCACGCAATCGTCACCAGGGCCGCTACGACTTCCCGGCGTTGATCAAGTCCACGCCTGAACTGGCCAAGTTCGTGATCATCAACCCGTACGGCAAGGAAAGCATCGATTTCGCCAGCCCCGACGCGGTGCGGGTGTTCAACCGGGCGCTGCTCAAATCCTTCTATGGCATCGCCCATTGGGACATTCCAGCTGATTACCTGTGCCCTCCGGTGCCAGGCCGCGCGGACTATGTGCACTTCCTCGCCGATTTGCTCGCCAGCCTTAACAACGGTGAAATCCCTCGGGGTGCGGCGGTGAAGGTGCTGGACATCGGCACGGGCGCCAACTGCGTCTATCCGCTGATCGGCTACAGCGACTACCGCTGGCACTTCCTCGGCTCGGAGATTGACCCGACGGCCATCGCCTCGGCCAAGGCCATTGTCCAGTCCAACGGGCTGAACAAGGCCATCCAGTTGCGCCAGCAAGCCAACCGCAAGCAGATCCTGCTGGGCTTGCTGGAGGACGCCGAGCGGTTCGACCTGACGATGTGCAATCCGCCGTTCCACGCGTCCCTGGAGGAAGCCACCAAGGGCAGCCAGCGCAAATGGCGGGCGCTGGGCAAGGCCGATCCGAAACGCAAGCTGCCGGTGCTGAACTTTGGCGGTCAGGCGGCTGAGCTGTGGTGCGAGGGTGGGGAAGCGCGATTCGTCACGCAATTGATCAGCGAGAGCGCACAACTGGCCGGGCAAGTGCTGTGGTTCAGCACGCTGGTGTCGAAGGCTTCGAACTTGCCGGCGATTCAAGCCGCATTGAAAAAGGCCGGTGCGCTGCACAGCCAGGTGGTGGAAATGTCCCAAGGGCAAAAGCAGAGCCGCTTCGTGGCCTGGAGCTTCCAGACTGAGGCCCAGCAACAGGCTTGGCGCCAGTCGCGGTGGGTCCGCAAGGACGCTGTGGCGAGGGAGCTTGCTCCCGCTGGGCTGCGCAGCAGCCCCAAGACCTGA
- a CDS encoding leucyl aminopeptidase yields the protein MELVVKSVSPETFKTATLVVAVGENRKLGVVATQLDTLSGGAISAVLKRGDLAGKVGQSLLLHNLPNLKADRVLLVGVGKDAELGDRPLRKIIAGMLGTLKGLGGADAALALDELVVKGRDSYGKNRLLAETLVDGEYQFDQFKSQKTEPRALKKITLLTIKAAQAEVQRAVTHATAIANGMAFTRDLGNLPPNICHPTFMGEQAKALGKEFKGLKVEVFDEKKIKDLGMGSFYAVGQGSAQPPRLIVMQYNGGKKSEKPYALVGKGITFDTGGISLKPGAGMDEMKYDMGGAASVFGTLRAVLELQLPINLVCILACAENMPSGTASRPGDIVTTMSGQTVEILNTDAEGRLVLCDALTYSERFKPQAVIDIATLTGACVVALGAHTSGLLGNNDELIGQLLSAGQQADDRAWQLPLFDEYQEQLDSPFADIANIGGPKAGTITAACFLSRFTKNLNWAHLDIAGTAWTSGGKDKGATGRPVPLLTQYLLDRAKA from the coding sequence ATGGAACTGGTTGTAAAAAGCGTCAGCCCAGAAACGTTTAAAACCGCCACGCTGGTGGTTGCCGTCGGTGAAAACCGCAAACTCGGCGTGGTCGCCACCCAGCTCGATACCCTTAGCGGCGGCGCCATCAGCGCCGTGCTCAAGCGCGGCGACCTGGCCGGCAAAGTCGGCCAGAGCCTGTTGCTGCACAACCTGCCCAACCTCAAGGCCGATCGCGTGCTGCTGGTGGGCGTGGGCAAGGATGCCGAACTGGGCGACCGTCCGTTGCGCAAAATCATCGCGGGCATGCTGGGCACCCTCAAGGGCCTGGGTGGCGCTGATGCCGCCCTGGCGTTGGACGAGTTGGTGGTCAAGGGCCGCGACAGTTACGGCAAGAACCGCCTGCTGGCCGAGACCCTGGTGGATGGCGAATATCAGTTCGACCAGTTCAAGAGCCAGAAAACCGAACCTCGTGCGCTGAAAAAAATCACCCTGCTGACCATCAAGGCCGCCCAGGCTGAAGTGCAGCGTGCCGTCACCCACGCCACCGCGATTGCCAACGGCATGGCCTTCACCCGCGACCTGGGCAACCTGCCGCCGAACATCTGCCACCCGACGTTCATGGGTGAACAGGCCAAGGCCTTGGGCAAGGAATTCAAAGGCCTGAAAGTCGAAGTCTTCGACGAGAAGAAAATCAAAGACCTGGGCATGGGTTCGTTCTACGCCGTCGGCCAGGGCAGCGCCCAACCGCCGCGCCTGATCGTCATGCAATACAACGGCGGCAAGAAATCCGAGAAGCCTTACGCACTGGTGGGCAAGGGCATCACCTTCGACACCGGCGGCATCAGCCTCAAGCCGGGCGCCGGCATGGATGAAATGAAGTACGACATGGGCGGCGCCGCAAGCGTGTTCGGCACCCTGCGTGCCGTGCTCGAACTGCAACTGCCGATCAACCTGGTGTGCATCCTGGCCTGCGCCGAGAACATGCCCAGCGGTACAGCTTCGCGTCCGGGTGACATCGTTACCACCATGAGCGGCCAGACCGTGGAAATCCTCAACACCGACGCCGAAGGCCGCCTGGTGCTGTGTGACGCCCTCACCTACTCCGAGCGCTTCAAGCCGCAAGCGGTGATCGACATCGCGACCCTGACCGGCGCGTGCGTCGTCGCCCTCGGCGCCCACACTTCGGGCCTGCTGGGCAACAACGACGAACTGATCGGCCAACTGCTCAGCGCCGGCCAGCAAGCCGACGACCGCGCCTGGCAGTTGCCATTGTTCGATGAGTACCAGGAACAACTGGACAGCCCGTTCGCCGACATCGCCAACATCGGCGGTCCGAAAGCCGGGACTATCACGGCGGCGTGCTTCCTGTCGCGCTTCACCAAGAACCTGAACTGGGCGCACCTGGACATCGCCGGCACGGCCTGGACCAGCGGCGGCAAGGACAAGGGCGCCACCGGCCGTCCAGTTCCCCTGCTGACCCAGTACCTGCTGGACCGCGCCAAGGCCTGA
- a CDS encoding DNA polymerase III subunit chi, whose amino-acid sequence MTKVDFYILPSADPSARLDFACKLTEKAWRMGHRIYLHCSDAAQRDDLDARLWAFKGESFVPHGPAESEPEGLIVLGLGDDCGQHQDLLVNLDLKVPTFAQRFARVAEVVVEDPAIRQAARESFRFYREQGYPLQDHRLQRL is encoded by the coding sequence ATGACCAAAGTCGATTTCTACATCCTGCCCAGCGCCGATCCGTCGGCGCGGCTGGATTTCGCCTGCAAGCTCACCGAAAAGGCCTGGCGCATGGGCCATCGCATCTATCTGCATTGCAGCGATGCCGCCCAGCGCGATGACCTCGATGCGCGCCTGTGGGCCTTCAAGGGCGAAAGTTTCGTGCCCCACGGCCCGGCCGAAAGCGAACCTGAAGGGCTGATCGTGCTAGGGCTGGGGGATGACTGCGGTCAGCACCAGGACCTGCTGGTCAACCTTGATCTGAAAGTGCCGACCTTCGCCCAGCGCTTCGCCCGCGTGGCGGAAGTAGTGGTGGAAGACCCGGCCATCCGACAAGCCGCGCGGGAGAGTTTTCGTTTCTACCGCGAACAGGGCTATCCTCTGCAAGACCACCGTTTACAGCGACTCTGA
- a CDS encoding valine--tRNA ligase — protein MDKTYQPHAIETSWYNTWESENYFAPQGAGDSYTIMIPPPNVTGSLHMGHGFNNAIMDALIRFRRMQGRNTLWQPGTDHAGIATQMLVERRLEAQGQSRHDLGREKFLEKVWEWKDESGGNISRQIRRLGSSVDWSRERFTMDDGLSEAVKEAFVRLHEDGLIYRGKRLVNWDTKLHTAISDLEVENHDEKGFLWNLKYPLADGAKTAEGKDYLIVATTRPETMLGDAAVAVNPNDERYQALIGKFVELPLVGRRIPIIGDDYCDPEFGTGCVKITPAHDFNDYEVGKRHSLPLLNIFDKNANVLPAAQVFNLDGTLNESVDGTLPAEYAGLDRFEARKQIVAAFDAAGLLVSVDDHGLKVPKGDRSGTIIEPWLTDQWYVSTKPLAEPAIAAVEDGRIQFVPKQYENMYFSWMRDIQDWCISRQLWWGHRIPAWYDESGKVYVGRDEAEVRAKHNLGPDVALQQDNDVLDTWFSSGLWTFSTLGWPQQTEFLKKFHSTDVLVTGFDIIFFWVARMIMLTMHLVKNEDGTPQVPFKTVYVHGLVRDGQGQKMSKSKGNVLDPLDIIDGIDLETLVQKRTSGLMQPKLAKKIEKATREEFAEGIASYGTDALRFTFCSLASTGRDIKFDMGRVEGYRNFCNKIWNAARYVLDKGEDCGQNGEAFELSLADRWIISQLQRTEAEVTRQLDQFRFDLAAQALYEFIWNQYCDWYLELSKPVLWDENAPVERQRGTRRTLVRVLEVALRLAHPFMPFITEEIWQRIAPLAGAQGKTIMLQPWPVANETRIDPAAEDDIEWLKTFMLGLRNIRADMNIGPGKPLALFLKNASAEDLRRLNENEALLKKLAKLESVTVLAAGEEAPLSATALVGEMEVLVPMAGLIDKAAELARLDKEILRLKGEVQRVGGKLSNAGFVDKAPAEVIEKERAKLAEAEQALGKLAEQHARIASL, from the coding sequence ATGGATAAGACCTACCAGCCGCACGCCATTGAAACTTCCTGGTACAACACCTGGGAGTCCGAGAATTATTTCGCTCCGCAAGGCGCGGGCGATTCCTACACCATCATGATCCCGCCGCCGAACGTCACCGGCAGCCTGCACATGGGCCACGGTTTCAACAACGCGATCATGGACGCCCTGATCCGTTTCCGCCGTATGCAAGGCCGCAACACCCTGTGGCAACCGGGTACCGACCACGCCGGTATCGCCACCCAGATGCTGGTGGAGCGCCGCCTCGAAGCCCAGGGCCAGAGCCGTCATGACCTGGGACGTGAAAAATTCCTGGAGAAAGTCTGGGAATGGAAAGACGAGTCCGGTGGCAACATCAGCCGTCAAATCCGTCGCCTCGGCTCGTCCGTGGACTGGAGCCGCGAGCGCTTCACCATGGACGATGGCCTCTCGGAAGCGGTGAAAGAAGCCTTCGTGCGCCTGCATGAAGACGGCCTGATCTATCGCGGCAAGCGCCTGGTCAACTGGGACACCAAGTTGCACACGGCTATTTCCGACCTCGAAGTGGAAAACCACGACGAGAAAGGTTTCCTGTGGAACCTGAAATACCCGTTGGCCGACGGCGCCAAGACCGCCGAGGGCAAGGACTACCTGATCGTCGCCACCACGCGTCCGGAAACCATGCTCGGTGACGCTGCCGTGGCGGTGAACCCGAACGATGAGCGCTATCAGGCCCTGATTGGCAAGTTCGTCGAACTGCCTTTGGTTGGCCGGCGCATCCCGATCATCGGCGATGACTACTGCGACCCTGAATTCGGCACCGGCTGCGTGAAAATCACCCCGGCTCACGACTTCAACGACTACGAAGTCGGCAAGCGCCACAGCCTGCCGCTGCTCAACATCTTCGACAAGAACGCCAACGTGTTGCCGGCGGCCCAAGTGTTCAACCTTGACGGCACGCTGAACGAAAGCGTCGACGGCACGCTGCCGGCCGAATACGCCGGCCTCGACCGCTTCGAGGCGCGCAAGCAGATCGTCGCGGCGTTCGACGCCGCCGGCCTGTTGGTCAGCGTTGATGATCACGGCCTGAAAGTCCCGAAAGGCGACCGCTCCGGTACGATCATCGAACCGTGGCTGACCGACCAGTGGTACGTGTCCACCAAGCCGTTGGCCGAGCCGGCGATTGCCGCCGTGGAAGACGGTCGCATCCAGTTCGTGCCCAAGCAATACGAAAACATGTACTTCTCGTGGATGCGCGACATCCAGGACTGGTGCATCAGCCGCCAGCTGTGGTGGGGCCATCGCATCCCAGCCTGGTACGACGAGTCGGGCAAGGTCTACGTCGGTCGCGACGAAGCCGAAGTCCGCGCCAAGCACAACCTCGGCCCGGACGTTGCGCTGCAACAGGACAACGACGTACTCGACACCTGGTTCAGCTCGGGCCTGTGGACGTTCTCCACACTGGGCTGGCCGCAACAGACCGAGTTCCTGAAGAAATTCCACTCCACCGACGTGCTGGTCACCGGCTTCGACATCATTTTCTTCTGGGTCGCCCGGATGATCATGCTGACCATGCACCTGGTGAAAAACGAAGACGGCACACCGCAAGTGCCGTTCAAGACCGTCTACGTCCACGGCCTGGTACGCGACGGCCAGGGCCAGAAGATGTCCAAGTCCAAGGGCAACGTCCTGGACCCGCTGGACATCATCGACGGCATCGACCTGGAAACCCTGGTGCAGAAACGCACTTCCGGCCTGATGCAGCCAAAACTGGCGAAGAAGATCGAGAAGGCCACCCGCGAAGAATTCGCCGAGGGCATCGCCAGCTACGGCACCGACGCCCTGCGTTTCACCTTCTGCTCGCTGGCCTCCACCGGTCGTGACATCAAGTTCGACATGGGCCGCGTCGAAGGCTATCGCAACTTCTGCAACAAGATCTGGAACGCTGCGCGCTACGTACTGGATAAAGGCGAAGACTGCGGCCAGAACGGCGAAGCCTTCGAACTGAGCCTGGCCGATCGCTGGATCATTTCGCAGTTGCAACGCACCGAGGCCGAAGTGACGCGCCAGCTGGACCAGTTCCGTTTCGACCTGGCCGCACAAGCCTTGTACGAGTTCATCTGGAACCAGTATTGCGACTGGTACCTGGAACTGTCCAAGCCTGTGCTGTGGGACGAAAACGCACCGGTCGAACGCCAACGCGGCACGCGCCGCACCCTGGTGCGCGTGCTGGAAGTGGCCCTGCGCCTGGCCCATCCGTTCATGCCGTTCATCACCGAGGAAATCTGGCAGCGCATCGCACCGCTGGCCGGCGCCCAAGGCAAGACGATCATGCTGCAACCTTGGCCGGTGGCCAATGAAACCCGCATCGATCCGGCGGCTGAAGATGACATCGAATGGCTCAAGACCTTCATGCTGGGTCTGCGTAACATCCGCGCCGACATGAACATCGGCCCGGGCAAACCACTGGCCCTGTTCCTGAAGAACGCCAGCGCCGAAGACTTGCGCCGTCTCAACGAAAATGAGGCGCTGCTCAAGAAACTGGCGAAGCTCGAATCGGTGACCGTCCTGGCGGCCGGCGAAGAAGCGCCGCTATCGGCCACCGCCCTGGTCGGAGAGATGGAAGTGCTGGTGCCAATGGCCGGCCTGATCGACAAAGCGGCGGAACTGGCGCGCCTGGACAAGGAAATCCTGCGCCTCAAAGGCGAAGTGCAGCGAGTCGGCGGCAAGCTGTCCAACGCCGGGTTCGTCGACAAGGCCCCGGCCGAAGTCATCGAGAAGGAACGGGCCAAACTGGCCGAGGCCGAACAGGCCTTGGGCAAGCTGGCCGAGCAGCATGCGCGGATCGCCAGTTTGTAA